Proteins co-encoded in one Kribbella qitaiheensis genomic window:
- a CDS encoding YdcF family protein: MREFAALLGVPDRTVSKWEAAGESRTPRPHMQAILDTALHLADAEAQARFENALGSTGSIDSPSTGIFLPSGNGVDVNSWADDVDRARLYADRQDFQFASRLMQRWLVRAEDARMDESTIYLKGQSLVVLGNVQRDQGILRGPHSADSVYRQALACFKSLHADRRHAQVELLTTVLAEMSGGLEVSARQYQLLADDERLGALDRARARLWIGTALSKKSRLTEDRSDATVQAIVRAIQDFETLDEPDEWSVSHQKLALAYLAAGDPIKAAEAIDIAATGHHLGSPLQQVRLSTAQAHILCSDPASRDSGFALLDQTYELAEKFGLAHQMVSIRRIRADVESTPKQKNSNSPGRKPLAVAALPTSEQLEDALLIWKYHQMGHELKSVDAAIGLGSHDLGVADYAAELYRREFFPVVVFSGGNSPTTKAKFPRGEAVHYKEHAVSLGIPETSILVDVEATNTGQNITLSKRVLAQESILPDSVMLISKPYMERRAYATCRKMWPEVQVVCASEPLKFDDYISNIGNAKLVIDMLVGDLQRVIEYPKMGFAVEQVVPEEIQGAFQRLIEAGYTSRLMS; encoded by the coding sequence GTGCGCGAATTCGCGGCCCTGCTGGGCGTGCCTGACAGGACGGTGTCCAAGTGGGAGGCCGCCGGGGAAAGCCGGACGCCGCGACCGCACATGCAGGCCATCTTGGACACGGCGCTTCATCTGGCCGATGCAGAAGCTCAGGCGCGCTTTGAAAACGCTCTTGGTTCAACAGGCTCGATTGATTCGCCTAGTACCGGAATATTCTTACCCTCTGGCAATGGCGTCGATGTTAATTCTTGGGCGGACGACGTTGATCGGGCTCGGCTTTATGCTGACCGACAGGATTTCCAGTTTGCATCACGCTTAATGCAGCGGTGGCTCGTCCGAGCGGAAGATGCCCGAATGGACGAAAGTACTATTTACCTCAAAGGTCAAAGTCTCGTGGTGTTGGGAAATGTTCAACGGGATCAGGGGATTCTGCGAGGCCCCCATTCGGCAGACTCGGTGTACCGGCAGGCTCTGGCCTGTTTCAAGTCATTGCATGCGGACCGGCGGCACGCTCAGGTTGAGCTTTTGACCACTGTTCTTGCTGAGATGTCAGGCGGACTAGAGGTGTCCGCCCGGCAATATCAACTTTTGGCCGATGACGAACGTTTGGGCGCGCTTGATCGTGCAAGGGCAAGGCTCTGGATTGGCACTGCTCTTTCTAAGAAATCTCGCCTGACTGAGGATCGGTCGGACGCGACAGTTCAGGCTATCGTGCGTGCAATTCAGGATTTCGAGACTCTAGATGAACCTGATGAGTGGAGCGTCTCTCATCAGAAGTTGGCACTTGCATATCTTGCCGCTGGTGATCCAATCAAAGCCGCCGAGGCGATCGATATCGCTGCGACTGGACACCATTTGGGTTCTCCCTTGCAACAAGTTCGCTTGAGTACCGCGCAAGCTCATATCTTATGCTCGGATCCTGCAAGTCGTGACAGCGGATTTGCACTCCTAGACCAGACTTACGAATTGGCTGAGAAATTCGGTCTAGCTCATCAGATGGTCAGCATTAGGCGTATCCGCGCCGACGTTGAATCGACACCAAAGCAGAAGAATTCTAACTCCCCCGGAAGGAAACCTCTAGCCGTGGCCGCCTTACCCACCAGCGAACAACTCGAAGATGCCCTGCTTATCTGGAAGTATCACCAGATGGGCCATGAGTTAAAGTCGGTAGACGCTGCGATCGGACTTGGGAGTCATGACCTAGGCGTTGCTGACTACGCGGCCGAACTGTATCGCCGAGAGTTCTTCCCCGTGGTTGTTTTCAGCGGTGGGAACAGTCCGACGACTAAGGCTAAATTCCCGCGAGGTGAGGCCGTTCATTATAAGGAACATGCCGTGTCGCTCGGGATTCCGGAGACGTCTATTCTGGTCGATGTTGAGGCCACGAACACGGGTCAGAACATCACATTGTCGAAAAGGGTCCTCGCGCAAGAGAGCATTCTGCCGGACAGCGTAATGCTCATCTCGAAGCCGTACATGGAACGGCGAGCATACGCAACGTGTCGCAAAATGTGGCCGGAAGTGCAGGTCGTGTGCGCATCCGAGCCCTTGAAGTTTGACGACTACATTTCGAACATTGGCAACGCAAAGCTCGTTATCGATATGCTTGTCGGCGACTTGCAGCGTGTTATCGAGTATCCGAAGATGGGCTTTGCCGTAGAACAAGTGGTCCCGGAGGAAATTCAAGGCGCGTTCCAACGCCTTATCGAGGCCGGATACACCTCGCGGCTCATGAGTTAG
- a CDS encoding DMT family transporter, whose amino-acid sequence MGGPESGEGGEVVVLLAVLGAAVLHAAWNAMAHGVPDRLGGFALLGLSSGTCAIVAVTVTGLPPSNAWPYIVASVVLHIVYYSGLVASYNFGQFSQVYPLARGTSPWVVALVAILLLNQHLVRLELAGVLLISAGLIALVFIGGRPTRSQAPALLAAFGTGLVIAAYTVVDGIAVRKIPLASYMGWTFTLQNLILILFVLWRRGFSFLRVEKRYLYAGLGGGLVSLAAYGLVLWAQTRGALAAIAALRETSIIFGAIIGALFFGERFGPKRAIAAAVVVVGILLLSLG is encoded by the coding sequence GTGGGTGGACCCGAGTCGGGAGAGGGTGGCGAGGTGGTGGTGTTGCTGGCGGTACTCGGAGCGGCTGTGCTGCATGCGGCGTGGAACGCGATGGCGCACGGCGTACCGGACCGGCTTGGTGGGTTCGCGCTGCTCGGGTTGTCATCCGGGACGTGCGCGATTGTCGCAGTGACGGTGACCGGTCTGCCGCCTTCGAACGCTTGGCCGTACATCGTCGCGTCGGTCGTGCTGCACATCGTGTACTACTCGGGCTTGGTGGCGTCGTACAACTTCGGCCAGTTCAGCCAGGTCTACCCGCTGGCGCGCGGTACGTCGCCCTGGGTGGTCGCCTTGGTCGCGATCCTGCTCCTGAACCAGCACCTGGTCCGCTTGGAGCTGGCCGGCGTACTGCTCATCTCGGCGGGTCTGATCGCTCTGGTCTTCATCGGCGGCCGCCCGACCCGGAGCCAGGCGCCGGCGCTACTGGCGGCCTTCGGCACCGGCCTCGTGATCGCGGCGTACACGGTGGTCGACGGCATCGCTGTCCGCAAGATCCCGCTCGCCTCCTACATGGGCTGGACCTTCACCCTGCAGAACCTGATCCTCATCCTGTTCGTCCTCTGGCGCCGCGGCTTCAGCTTCCTGCGCGTCGAGAAGCGCTACCTGTACGCCGGCCTCGGTGGCGGCCTCGTCTCGCTAGCCGCCTACGGCCTGGTCCTCTGGGCCCAAACCCGTGGCGCCCTCGCAGCCATCGCAGCCCTCCGCGAAACCAGCATCATCTTCGGCGCCATCATCGGCGCCCTCTTCTTCGGCGAACGCTTCGGCCCCAAACGAGCCATAGCCGCCGCCGTAGTAGTAGTCGGCATCCTCCTCCTCAGCCTGGGCTAG
- a CDS encoding recombinase family protein → MKLVHGDIMEIREKQKPYVAVYIRELPMMSASDFRRARDGLIRFGQSRGLKVDDIFEEKLESVPDAFTQMIAKLQAVKGNVLIIPGVHHLTGLGNHPMEVLAAFHSYGIEILIAGHVE, encoded by the coding sequence ATGAAGCTAGTACACGGGGATATCATGGAAATTAGAGAGAAGCAGAAGCCGTATGTCGCCGTCTACATACGGGAATTGCCAATGATGAGCGCTAGCGACTTCCGACGCGCCCGGGACGGTCTGATTCGCTTCGGCCAGTCACGCGGCTTGAAGGTAGATGACATTTTCGAAGAGAAGCTAGAAAGTGTGCCCGACGCATTCACTCAGATGATTGCAAAGCTTCAGGCCGTCAAAGGAAACGTGTTGATCATTCCCGGTGTGCACCATCTCACCGGCCTCGGAAATCACCCGATGGAAGTTCTAGCAGCCTTCCATAGTTACGGTATAGAAATCCTGATTGCCGGACACGTCGAGTAG
- a CDS encoding WbqC family protein codes for MHTLNRICAIHQPNFLPRLSTIAKILSADVWIILDDVQFCRRDYQNRAKLASLATPEMWHWLTLPVHLPDGQRTEIRRVEFADTYKLARRVRRILAQNLRTGPQWDALEHALRPVLTQIEESKQLHEVAELSTRVLLEMVGWHGQIVRSSDFEVRQDRSSRLADLTQAVQAETYLCGTGGRRYLDESPFTQAGLTVEYFESPHWLSSEIWHSGKGLSAVCTLSEHSLQPPHAC; via the coding sequence GTGCATACGTTGAATCGAATTTGCGCCATTCATCAGCCGAACTTTCTTCCGCGTCTAAGCACGATAGCCAAGATCTTATCTGCGGATGTTTGGATCATCCTTGATGATGTGCAGTTCTGCCGACGTGACTACCAGAACCGCGCAAAGCTCGCCTCACTCGCAACTCCTGAAATGTGGCACTGGCTTACCCTGCCGGTGCATCTGCCCGATGGACAGCGCACTGAGATTCGACGGGTGGAGTTTGCCGACACTTACAAACTCGCGAGACGCGTTCGCCGGATACTCGCACAGAACCTTAGGACTGGCCCACAATGGGACGCGCTTGAGCATGCTTTAAGGCCGGTTCTGACCCAAATTGAAGAATCCAAGCAACTTCACGAAGTGGCAGAGCTATCGACTCGCGTTCTGCTAGAGATGGTCGGATGGCATGGACAGATAGTCCGAAGCAGTGACTTTGAAGTGAGGCAGGACCGCTCATCGCGATTGGCTGACCTAACGCAGGCCGTACAGGCTGAGACGTACTTGTGCGGTACCGGCGGAAGACGCTACCTAGACGAATCGCCTTTCACACAAGCTGGTCTCACCGTTGAATACTTTGAAAGTCCGCACTGGCTCAGTTCTGAGATTTGGCACTCTGGCAAAGGCCTCAGCGCCGTCTGCACGCTCTCGGAGCACTCCCTCCAGCCTCCACACGCATGCTGA